Below is a genomic region from Brassica oleracea var. oleracea cultivar TO1000 chromosome C9, BOL, whole genome shotgun sequence.
TTTCATTAAGGGGAATAAGAAGAATATCTTTATATAAAAATATAATGCGGTGTGTTACTTAAATAACAAATATGTAATATAAATCGAATTAATCATTTAGATTTATGTTATGTGTTAGTATATAATTAACCAGAATAATAGCGACGATATGAAACTATTAATCAATATATTTTCATACTGATCAAAATATCATTTTCTAATTTTTAGTAGTAAAACTAAAATCTTTATAAAACTGGTTACCCAATTTGATTTTTATATAAAATGTTAAATTCATATAGGATCAAGTCCAAAATGCGCTGTTTGGCGATGAAGTACAAGGACTGAAGTCAAATCTTGTAGAGACCAATCGCTTGTACTTTAGTTAGAATCTGGTTTTGGTTCGTGTGGTCTAAGTAGGGGTCAAGAGACGGGTTTTCTCGGATCGTGGGAGGAACTCGTGTCATTGGAGTGAAAAATACACCGATGAATAGATTGGGTAATGTAGGATCCCGCTCAATGTTCGTAGGCATTACTAGATCTCATCGGTTGTATGTTGGATTTAAAATCTCTTGAAATTATAATTTTGAATTAACATTTAGATAATGAAAAGTTGACGTTGAGCCAAAAAAAATGTTAAATTCACAAATAAAAAGCACTTCATTTAACTTAGATAGTGTACAATCTCTTTTTCTCATCAAGTACGATTTACACATTGATCGATTTAAAAAACAAAAACAAAAAGCATTGTGTAATTCCATAGTACTTCAGCATATTCCCAAAGAGAAAAACCATAGACGTTTAAACAAATTTATTTTCAAACCATGTAGAGACAGAGAGAGAGAGAGTTTACACAATTAAACCGGAGAAGGTTTTTAATTGTCGTATACTAGTCCACATGGTAGAATCGTATGAAAAGCAGCAGGTAAAAAGAGAAGAAAAAGCTTCCCCTGCTTTTATTCTGTCTCTCTCTCTCATCTGAGCATACTTAAAACGAAGGCGGCCGCATTAAGACAGCATTTTAATTAGGCTTCGCTATTACACTGCTCTCCTCCTACTTACTCACTCACCATTGTTTCTTTTCTTTTTCTTTTATTATAAATAACTCACGCACCGTTGTTACATAAACAAAGCTCTTCATTCTCTCTCTATCTTTTTTTTTGGGGTCAAATCTCTCTCTCTCTCTCTTGCTCGTTTTAATTACACTCTGCTTAGTTTGCTTTCAAGATTTGAGACTGAGACAGAGGTATTAAACAGTCTTCATGTTCTTCTCAGGCATAAAGGAAAACGATTATATATTTTCAAATCAAGAAATTAACAAATAAACTTTTCATTTTTCTGTTGGTTTTCTGCATAATAGTTTGATTCGTTAACCTTACAGAAATCGACAGATAATGTCGGGTGAGAAGCAAGCGGAGGAGGCAATAGTGGTCTCAGGCGTCAGCGAGGCGGGGGATGACGGAGCCGGTGGAAAAGTGGAAGATTCAACTGCAGAGGATATAAACAGCGGCGATGCCAGTGATGGATTTAGCATGAAGAGTTTTCTCTGGCATGGCGGGTCCGCTTGGGACGCCTGGTTCAGCTGTGCCTCCAATCAAGTAATGATACATATATACTTTGGTTAATTATTTGAATGATTTTTACAAAAGCAGTACAAAAAAAAGTTACCTTTTATCATAATAACCAAAACAAAGTTTTTTCTTCTTTTTACTAAGCTTTCTTTTTGTTGTTTATTTTTAAGGATTTCTTTTAAAAAGGAAAACATTCTTGAAATGAAAAACATTCACCATAATCTTACTACTAACGTATAGTATGAAGAACGATCTCGTTCACTGTTAACTATGACAAATACACTAATATAGTTTAATGAATAGTCAGACTTCCACTTTCTTATAAATTATTGTATCGGGTCAATTTCCATTGAAAGTAAATACAAGCGCATATTTGTTTTTACGTTATATTTCGAGAGAATCGAATTCTCATAAGAGTTATTTAATAAATAATGATTACTGCAGGTGGCACAGGTGCTGTTGACACTGCCGTATTCCTTCTCGCAGCTGGGGATGTTATCAGGAATATTGCTACAAATATTCTATGGACTAATGGGATCTTGGACTGCTTACCTCATCAGTGTTCTTTACGTCGAGTATCGAGCCCGAATGGAGAAACAAGAGGCCAAATCATTCAAAAACCACGTTATTCAGGTAAATATAATTCTAGGTTAAGAATTTTTTTTTTTTGATCACTGGGCTTTCTGGAATCCCGGAGGAGTCGAACCCGTGTGCTTTGGGATCCAGTTCACTCTAGTGTTTTACCACTAGGCTATTCTGTCACTCTAGTGTTTTACCACTAGGCTAAGATTTTATAACTCATATATACAGAACTTAATTGATGTTTTTTTGGTGTGTGTGAATAAATATGTAAAATGGAAGTGGTTTGAAGTGCTTGATGGGCTGCTGGGTCCGTACTGGAAAGCAGCGGGGCTCACATTTAATTGCACCTTCTTGTTATTCGGATCAGTCATCCAGCTCATCGCTTGTGCTAGGTTCTTTTCCCAATCTCTTTGTTATTTAATTTAACGGAATTTTCCATGCTAGAATAATGTTATAAGTATTTAGATTTATGTCATGTCTTGGTGTGTTGCAGCAATATATATTACATAAACGATAGACTGGACAAGAGGACTTGGACGTATATATTTGGTGCTTGTTGTGCCACGACCGTCTTCATACCATCTTTCCACAATTACCGTATTTGGTCTTTCCTCGGTCTTGTCATGACCACTTACACTGCTTGGTACCTCACCATCGCCGCATTTCTCCATGGCCAAGTATGTCACAATCAAATAGGTTTTCAATTTGACATGAAAGCAATCAATTGTGGTTTCAATAATACCGATCTCTCATTGTTATTGTGATTTTATAGGCTGAGGGTGTGACACATTCTGGTCCGACCAAACTTGTGTTGTACTTTACCGGAGCTACCAACATCCTCTATACATTTGGTGGACACGCTGTGACTGTGTAAGTCCTTTTTTCAGTTTATTGTATATTTCGCAACCATAAAAGAACAAAAAATAATCAGGTAGATGGATTCGCAACAGTAAATTCTATAATTCATTTCTGATTAAGTAAACTAAGTTAAAATCTATTTTGCATATCCAACATTTGTTTTGCTGAAAGTACTGAGAATCTTATAGTTTTAATTAAAAAGAGGGCAGTTTCTCTGAAGAGTGTTTCTTTCTTTTTAGTTTACTCTTCTCTTTTAACTTGTATATATGCAGCTTTTGCCGGTTACTT
It encodes:
- the LOC106318448 gene encoding auxin transporter-like protein 1, whose translation is MSGEKQAEEAIVVSGVSEAGDDGAGGKVEDSTAEDINSGDASDGFSMKSFLWHGGSAWDAWFSCASNQVAQVLLTLPYSFSQLGMLSGILLQIFYGLMGSWTAYLISVLYVEYRARMEKQEAKSFKNHVIQWFEVLDGLLGPYWKAAGLTFNCTFLLFGSVIQLIACASNIYYINDRLDKRTWTYIFGACCATTVFIPSFHNYRIWSFLGLVMTTYTAWYLTIAAFLHGQAEGVTHSGPTKLVLYFTGATNILYTFGGHAVTVEIMHAMWKPRKFKSIYLMATLYVFTLTLPSASAVYWAFGDQLLNHSNAFSLLPKTRFRDSAVILMLIHQFITFGFACTPLYFVWEKAIGMHHTKSICLRAIVRLPVVVPIWFLAIIFPFFGPINSAVGALLVSFTVYIIPALAHMLTYRTASARRNAAEKPPFFLPSWSGVYVINAFVVVWVLVLGFGFGGWASMTNFIRQIDTFGLFANCYQCKSPIPPPPTPATGNHHRR